The Acidimicrobiales bacterium genome window below encodes:
- a CDS encoding alpha/beta fold hydrolase has translation MPVVQRDDAEIWWDERGEGDPVLLIQGLGYPSDMWYRLEPALAERYRVIRFDNRGVGRTGVPAGPYTIETMAGDAAAVLDAAGVGAAHVVGASMGGVIAQELVLTRPERVASLVLGCTTPGGAEAAPLSPEAMEMVMARATMSADEAAEVAVPFVYAAGTPRSRIDEDVAVRLANPTSPEGYSNQVAGVVQHAGTFSRLGTIAVPTLVVHGLEDRLVDPANAKILADAIPGARLELLPDASHVFFTDQPETTLRVLLDFLDQV, from the coding sequence ATGCCTGTGGTCCAGCGAGACGACGCCGAGATCTGGTGGGACGAGCGCGGGGAGGGAGACCCCGTGCTGTTGATCCAGGGCCTCGGCTACCCCTCCGACATGTGGTACCGCCTCGAGCCCGCCCTGGCCGAGCGCTACCGCGTCATTCGCTTCGACAACCGGGGCGTGGGCCGGACCGGGGTCCCCGCGGGCCCTTACACGATCGAGACGATGGCGGGCGACGCCGCGGCGGTGCTCGACGCTGCGGGCGTGGGCGCCGCGCACGTCGTGGGCGCCTCGATGGGCGGCGTCATCGCCCAGGAGCTGGTGCTCACCCGGCCGGAGCGCGTGGCGTCACTGGTCCTCGGCTGCACCACCCCCGGCGGCGCCGAGGCCGCGCCGCTCTCACCCGAGGCCATGGAGATGGTCATGGCGCGGGCCACCATGTCCGCCGACGAGGCGGCAGAGGTCGCGGTCCCGTTCGTCTACGCCGCGGGCACCCCCCGCTCCCGGATCGACGAGGACGTCGCGGTGCGATTGGCCAACCCCACCTCCCCCGAGGGCTACAGCAACCAGGTGGCGGGCGTGGTCCAACACGCCGGCACCTTCTCTCGCCTCGGCACCATCGCGGTGCCCACGCTGGTGGTGCACGGCCTCGAGGACCGCCTCGTCGACCCGGCCAACGCCAAGATCCTCGCCGATGCCATCCCCGGCGCCCGTCTCGAGCTGCTCCCCGACGCCAGCCACGTCTTCTTCACCGACCAGCCCGAGACCACGCTGCGGGTGCTCCTCGACTTCCTCGACCAGGTCTGA